In Streptomyces dangxiongensis, one DNA window encodes the following:
- a CDS encoding alpha/beta fold hydrolase, translated as MVERTAGHVTLRNAYGPTEISVAATLSAPLTPDSGRPPIGGPLDNVRVYVLDAALAPVPDGITGELYIAGAGLAHGYRGRPATTAERFVADPYGPPGTRMYRTGDLVRRRADGTLDYAGRADQQIKLRGFRIEPGEIESALTRHPVIAQAAVVLTPADGGGRLTGYVVPVPGVAAVDVPVLTAYLAESLPAHMVPTALVSLPALPLTPNGKLDVRALPAPGTPAPSGAGRAPRTPAEQALAEVFCEVLGLDEVDADGDFFALGGDSLRSVEVVSRAAKAGLTLALSDVFAHRTPAALAAASATAGPRAPATVPLLAIRPHGTDAPLFCVHGGVGFGLPFAELAAHLDPGRPVYALQSDGVAAEPGTWERPADVPSLAAVYVERLRQVRPHGPYHLLGWSFGGLVAHEMAVRLQAAGERVAFLAALDAFPVAPGDPNPTDEEIRSAFLAHHARGTAIAAEDLDRLMTVMRHHTDIARKFTPGRFTGPLTLFVAAHGQPAPTAELAARWRPHLDGPLTVHDIACGHEEMLGGAAVRRIGTLTDSALREA; from the coding sequence GTGGTGGAACGCACCGCCGGCCATGTGACGCTGCGCAACGCCTACGGGCCGACCGAGATCTCGGTGGCCGCCACCCTCAGCGCCCCGCTCACCCCGGACAGCGGCCGGCCGCCGATCGGGGGCCCCCTGGACAACGTGCGGGTGTACGTCCTGGACGCGGCCCTCGCGCCGGTGCCGGACGGCATCACCGGCGAGCTGTACATCGCCGGTGCCGGTCTGGCGCACGGCTACCGGGGGCGTCCGGCCACCACCGCCGAGAGGTTCGTCGCCGACCCCTACGGGCCGCCCGGCACCCGCATGTACCGCACCGGGGACCTGGTGCGCCGGCGGGCGGACGGCACCCTGGACTACGCCGGCCGCGCCGACCAGCAGATCAAGCTGCGGGGTTTCCGCATCGAGCCGGGCGAGATCGAGTCCGCGCTCACCCGGCACCCGGTGATCGCGCAGGCCGCCGTGGTGCTGACCCCGGCGGACGGCGGCGGCCGGCTCACCGGGTACGTGGTCCCCGTACCGGGGGTGGCCGCCGTGGACGTGCCCGTGCTGACGGCGTATCTCGCCGAGTCGCTGCCCGCGCACATGGTGCCCACGGCGCTGGTGTCGCTGCCCGCGCTGCCGCTGACCCCGAACGGCAAGCTCGACGTGCGGGCCCTGCCCGCGCCCGGCACCCCGGCGCCCTCCGGTGCGGGCCGCGCCCCGCGCACCCCGGCCGAGCAGGCGCTCGCCGAGGTGTTCTGCGAGGTGCTCGGCCTGGACGAGGTCGACGCCGACGGGGACTTCTTCGCGCTGGGCGGGGACAGTCTGCGCTCGGTGGAGGTGGTGAGCCGGGCCGCCAAGGCCGGGCTGACGCTGGCCCTGTCCGACGTCTTCGCGCACCGCACGCCGGCGGCACTGGCGGCGGCCTCGGCCACGGCCGGACCGCGGGCACCGGCCACCGTGCCACTGCTGGCGATCCGGCCGCACGGGACGGACGCGCCGCTGTTCTGTGTGCACGGCGGGGTCGGCTTCGGGCTGCCGTTCGCGGAACTGGCCGCGCACCTCGACCCCGGCCGGCCGGTGTACGCGCTCCAGTCCGACGGCGTCGCGGCGGAGCCGGGGACCTGGGAGCGGCCCGCGGACGTGCCCTCGCTGGCGGCGGTGTACGTCGAGCGGCTGCGGCAGGTGCGGCCGCACGGGCCGTACCACCTGCTGGGCTGGTCCTTCGGCGGGCTGGTCGCCCACGAGATGGCCGTACGGCTCCAGGCGGCGGGCGAGCGCGTGGCGTTCCTCGCGGCCCTCGACGCCTTCCCGGTGGCACCCGGCGACCCGAACCCCACCGACGAGGAGATCCGGTCCGCCTTCCTCGCCCACCACGCGCGCGGCACGGCGATCGCGGCGGAGGACCTCGACCGGCTGATGACGGTGATGCGCCATCACACCGACATCGCGCGGAAGTTCACCCCCGGCCGGTTCACGGGCCCGCTGACACTGTTCGTGGCGGCGCACGGGCAGCCGGCACCCACCGCGGAACTGGCCGCGCGCTGGCGGCCCCACCTGGACGGCCCGCTCACCGTGCACGACATCGCCTGCGGTCACGAGGAGATGCTGGGCGGCGCGGCGGTACGGCGGATCGGCACGCTCACCGACAGCGCCCTGCGCGAGGCGTGA
- a CDS encoding AfsR/SARP family transcriptional regulator, with amino-acid sequence MHISILGPLLIGDGQKTIGVRAKKIRVMLTMLALNPSQVVAFDELIDELWGEAPLKNTRNALQANVRRMRKSLAELGFADGEDGLIRTVDNGYTLDVAEDALDAYRFLRLAERGASLVSREPHEAIGLLRRSLAMWRGPALLDVSDGPRCRAVALRLDEQRKSAREDLIQAQLQAGEAGVVVAELKQLLAQYPERERFSEQLMIALYRCGRQSEAVDIFHRTRKWLDDELGLKPSQRLHTLYQAILMQDPSLL; translated from the coding sequence GTGCACATCTCCATACTGGGTCCGCTGCTGATCGGGGACGGACAAAAGACCATCGGTGTGCGGGCCAAGAAGATTCGCGTGATGCTGACCATGCTCGCGCTGAATCCGAGTCAAGTGGTCGCCTTCGACGAACTGATCGACGAACTCTGGGGCGAAGCCCCGCTGAAGAACACCCGGAACGCTCTTCAGGCGAATGTCCGCCGCATGCGGAAGTCGCTGGCGGAGCTGGGTTTCGCGGACGGTGAGGACGGGCTCATCCGCACCGTCGACAACGGCTACACACTGGACGTCGCCGAGGACGCTCTCGACGCCTACCGCTTCCTGCGCCTGGCCGAGCGGGGCGCGAGCCTGGTCAGCCGGGAGCCGCACGAGGCCATCGGGCTGCTGCGGCGGTCCCTCGCCATGTGGCGCGGGCCCGCCCTGCTCGACGTGAGCGACGGACCGCGCTGCCGGGCCGTGGCCCTGCGGCTGGACGAACAGCGCAAAAGTGCACGGGAAGACCTGATCCAGGCGCAGCTCCAGGCCGGCGAGGCGGGGGTCGTCGTTGCCGAGCTGAAGCAGCTGCTGGCTCAGTATCCCGAACGTGAGCGGTTCAGCGAGCAGTTGATGATCGCGCTCTACCGGTGCGGACGCCAGTCCGAGGCCGTCGACATCTTCCACCGCACCCGCAAGTGGCTCGACGACGAGCTGGGACTCAAGCCCAGCCAGCGGCTGCACACGCTCTACCAGGCGATCCTGATGCAGGACCCGTCACTGCTGTGA
- a CDS encoding response regulator transcription factor — translation MDGDDGLPSTRWQYQLTQVEFLSERESQVFSLLGAGLSNRAIASRLRVTERTVKAHVANILAKLKVESRLQVGLVAQAHLLMYEGTVPNRPDVIDN, via the coding sequence ATGGACGGTGACGACGGCCTGCCGTCGACTCGTTGGCAGTACCAGCTCACCCAGGTGGAGTTCCTCTCGGAGCGGGAGAGTCAGGTCTTCTCACTGCTCGGCGCAGGCTTATCGAATCGCGCCATCGCGTCCAGGTTGCGGGTGACCGAACGCACGGTGAAGGCGCATGTCGCGAATATCCTGGCGAAGCTGAAAGTGGAATCCCGTCTTCAGGTGGGCCTCGTCGCTCAGGCCCATCTGCTCATGTACGAAGGTACAGTGCCTAACCGGCCAGATGTGATTGATAATTGA
- a CDS encoding MMPL family transporter → MPVTLAGDPETADARVGPLLRKVAAVRDAHTDVRVELVGAGSIKAGLNDMLDRDLSKATVLSLPVTLLVMVFVFGAIVAASVPVLLGISSVLAGLGLWGVASQLVPDPGPVTHIIVLMGMAIGVDYSLFYLKRQREERALGANNIDAIEIAAATSGHSVMISGLVVMASMGALYLAGHIAFESMATGAVLVVGIAMLASLTVLPAMLSKFGRYLDKPRVPLVWRLTQKGGVKPRLWSAMLKPALRHPALALILSVGALLALAVPALDLRLKATGIDDLPRSIPAMQANERLTRSFPSQADTHMVAVRVPVGHGGELTRGVDALVDRVRHDGLFVHTPPPEVRTSRDGRVATIAVGTRFNSSSRQAQDSLFRLRDDIAPATLGRIAGGEYAVGGSDVAYDVDYRANVVDKMPWVLLVALVFTFLVMALAFRSLVLAAITVVLNVLSAVASFGLLALIFQRTWAERILDFESTGRVVAWLPLLLFVILLGLSMDYHVFVISRIREAARGGLNIREAVEQGITRTAGVVTSAAVVMVCVFGLLASLNFIEMKQLGVGMACAVLLDATLIRIVVLPSVVMLLGWKTWWPSRLAHQDETRPVRVPAPLAVAADDVVRVRARR, encoded by the coding sequence GTGCCCGTGACCCTCGCGGGTGACCCGGAGACCGCGGACGCCCGGGTCGGGCCGCTGCTGCGGAAGGTGGCCGCGGTCCGGGACGCGCACACCGACGTCCGCGTGGAGCTGGTCGGCGCCGGCTCCATCAAGGCCGGTCTGAACGACATGCTCGACCGGGACCTGAGCAAGGCCACCGTGCTGAGCCTGCCGGTGACGCTGCTCGTGATGGTCTTCGTGTTCGGGGCGATCGTCGCCGCGAGCGTCCCGGTGCTGCTCGGCATCTCCTCGGTGCTCGCCGGCCTGGGCCTGTGGGGTGTCGCCTCCCAGCTCGTGCCCGACCCCGGTCCGGTGACCCACATCATCGTCCTGATGGGCATGGCCATCGGCGTCGACTACTCGCTGTTCTATCTCAAACGCCAGCGCGAGGAACGGGCGTTGGGGGCGAACAACATCGACGCCATCGAGATCGCCGCCGCCACCTCCGGGCACTCGGTGATGATCTCGGGCCTGGTCGTGATGGCGTCCATGGGTGCCCTCTACCTCGCCGGGCACATCGCCTTCGAGTCGATGGCCACGGGCGCGGTGCTGGTGGTGGGCATCGCGATGCTCGCCTCGCTGACCGTGCTGCCGGCGATGCTCTCCAAGTTCGGCCGCTACCTGGACAAGCCGCGGGTGCCGCTGGTGTGGCGGCTCACCCAGAAGGGCGGCGTCAAGCCCCGGCTGTGGTCGGCGATGCTCAAGCCGGCCCTGCGGCACCCGGCCCTGGCGCTGATCCTCTCCGTCGGCGCCCTGCTGGCCCTCGCGGTGCCCGCCCTCGACCTGCGCCTGAAGGCGACCGGCATCGACGACCTGCCCCGGTCGATCCCCGCGATGCAGGCCAACGAGCGGCTGACGCGGTCCTTCCCGAGCCAGGCGGACACGCACATGGTCGCCGTGCGGGTGCCCGTGGGTCACGGCGGGGAGTTGACGCGGGGGGTCGACGCCCTCGTCGACCGGGTGCGGCACGACGGACTGTTCGTGCACACGCCGCCGCCCGAGGTGCGGACCTCGCGGGACGGGCGGGTCGCGACGATCGCCGTCGGCACCCGTTTCAACAGCAGTTCCCGGCAGGCCCAGGACTCCCTGTTCCGGCTGCGGGACGACATCGCCCCGGCCACGCTCGGCCGGATCGCGGGCGGCGAGTACGCGGTGGGCGGCAGTGACGTCGCGTACGACGTGGACTACCGGGCGAACGTCGTGGACAAGATGCCGTGGGTGCTGCTGGTGGCCCTGGTGTTCACCTTCCTGGTGATGGCCCTGGCCTTCCGGTCGCTGGTGCTCGCCGCGATCACCGTGGTGCTGAACGTGCTGTCCGCGGTGGCCTCCTTCGGTCTGCTGGCGCTGATCTTCCAGCGGACGTGGGCGGAGAGGATCCTGGACTTCGAGTCCACCGGGCGGGTGGTGGCGTGGCTCCCGCTGCTGCTGTTCGTGATCCTGCTGGGCCTGTCGATGGACTACCACGTGTTCGTGATCAGCCGGATCCGGGAGGCGGCGCGCGGCGGGCTGAACATCAGGGAGGCGGTGGAGCAGGGCATCACCCGCACGGCCGGTGTCGTGACGAGCGCGGCGGTGGTGATGGTCTGTGTGTTCGGACTGCTGGCCTCGCTCAACTTCATCGAGATGAAACAGTTGGGCGTGGGCATGGCCTGCGCGGTGCTGCTGGACGCCACTCTCATCCGGATCGTCGTGCTGCCCTCGGTGGTCATGCTGCTGGGCTGGAAGACCTGGTGGCCCTCGCGCCTGGCCCACCAGGACGAGACCCGGCCGGTGCGTGTGCCGGCCCCGCTGGCGGTGGCGGCCGACGACGTGGTGAGGGTGCGCGCCCGCCGGTGA